A section of the Phaseolus vulgaris cultivar G19833 chromosome 8, P. vulgaris v2.0, whole genome shotgun sequence genome encodes:
- the LOC137826018 gene encoding probable serine/threonine-protein kinase WNK5: protein MELPDRVNIDMYKGRFCTSGGVKSKLGYVETDPSGRYGRFRDVLGKGAMKTVYRAFDELLGIEVAWNQVKLGDVFHSPEQLQRLYSEVHLLKHLNHDSMMIFYGSWIDVNNRTFNFVTELFTSGTLREYRQKYKRVDIRAVKIWARQILGGLEYLHSHNPPVIHRDLKCDNIFVNGHQGRVKIGDLGLAAILRSSQHAHSVIGTPEFMAPELYEEKYNELVDIYSFGMCMIELLTFEFPYSECANPAQIYKKVTSGKLPNAFYRIPDLEAQKFVGKCLSNVSDRPSAKELLLDPFLAVDQLEIPLPPNIPLLPNHTLKLNSIPPLPIDLHRDQTKSAEMTITGSINEEDNTVFLKVKISDITGHTRHVFFPFDTLKDTAIQVAMEMVQELEISHLEPLEIAAMIDYEVSALVPTWRDRVKCHHQRQHSFNYEEDEDVNNHHPFFLSSSPSSPRGSGHTASNSFKTHVCGNHYPFALEGPQDDMFMNNDDASSQASMNSFKYSTFQFCDPGHEDEHDGTERHKWTTLSYRGGGEEGEPANPVLNPPRMECSCGCRLGSGHGCPRLTRIRSCPHERRSQQLQRSMMLEEIYKYNRRFLNTVGTVENIGFRHPLRGGVCFPRV, encoded by the exons ATGGAATTGCCTGATAGAGTCAATATAGACATGTACAAGGGAAGATTCTGCACGAGTGGTGGAGTTAAGTCTAAGCTTGGATATGTTGAAACTGATCCATCCGGTCGATATGGCCGT TTCAGGGATGTTCTTGGCAAAGGAGCAATGAAGACTGTGTACAGGGCATTTGATGAGTTACTAGGGATTGAAGTGGCTTGGAACCAAGTCAAGCTAGGTGATGTCTTTCACTCACCAGAACAACTTCAGCGCCTTTATTCAGAGGTTCATCTCCTGAAGCACCTCAACCATGATTCTATGATGATCTTCTATGGTTCCTGGATCGATGTCAACAACAGAACCTTCAACTTCGTCACTGAATTGTTCACCTCCGGTACACTTAGAGA GTACAGGCAGAAGTATAAGCGAGTAGATATCCGAGCAGTTAAGATTTGGGCTCGCCAGATTCTTGGTGGTTTGGAGTATTTACACAGCCATAATCCTCCAGTAATCCATAGAGATCTCAAGTGTGACAACATCTTTGTCAATGGCCATCAGGGGAGGGTCAAGATTGGTGACTTAGGCCTAGCAGCTATACTTCGTAGCTCCCAACATGCCCACAGTGTCATAG GCACACCAGAATTCATGGCACCAGAACTGTATGAAGAGAAATACAACGAGCTGGTAGACATATATTCCTTTGGTATGTGCATGATAGAGTTGCTTACTTTTGAGTTCCCATACAGTGAATGCGCCAACCCAGCTCAAATATACAAGAAGGTTACTTCG GGGAAGCTACCTAATGCGTTTTACAGAATCCCAGATTTGGAAGCCCAGAAGTTTGTGGGAAAATGTTTGTCAAATGTCTCGGATAGACCATCAGCAAAGGAGCTCTTGCTGGACCCTTTTTTAGCGGTGGACCAACTTGAAATACCATTGCCACCAAACATACCATTACTTCCAAATCACACTCTAAAGCTTAATTCCATCCCACCTCTTCCCATTGACCTTCATCGTGATCAAACAAAGTCTGCAGAAATGACAATTACTGGTTCAATAAACGAAGAGGACAACACTGTTTTCCTCAAAGTGAAGATATCTGACATAACAG GGCACACGAGACATGTGTTCTTCCCATTTGATACATTAAAAGACACGGCTATTCAGGTGGCGATGGAGATGGTGCAAGAACTTGAGATTAGCCACTTGGAACCATTGGAGATTGCTGCAATGATTGATTATGAGGTATCAGCTTTAGTTCCAACTTGGAGGGACAGGGTTAAGTGTCACCACCAACGACAGCACAGCTTTAACTacgaagaagatgaagatgtcAATAACCACCACCCCTTCTTCTTATCATCTTCTCCATCATCTCCTCGTGGTTCTGGACACACTGCTTCCAACTCCTTCAAAACCCATGTTTGTGGCAACCATTACCCTTTTGCTCTAGAAGGGCCTCAAG ATGACATGTTCATGAACAACGACGACGCAAGCTCTCAAGCCTCAATGAACTCCTTTAAGTATTCAACCTTCCAATTCTGCGACCCGGGCCACGAAGACGAGCACGACGGAACCGAACGCCACAAGTGGACCACACTGTCGTACCGTGGCGGCGGCGAAGAAGGCGAACCCGCGAACCCGGTTTTGAACCCACCACGGATGGAGTGTTCGTGCGGGTGCAGGCTTGGGTCGGGTCACGGGTGCCCGAGGCTGACTCGGATCCGCTCGTGCCCGCACGAGCGGCGGAGCCAGCAGCTCCAAAGGTCGATGATGTTGGAGGAGATTTACAAGTACAACAGACGCTTCTTGAACACCGTTGGTACCGTTGAGAACATCGGATTTCGGCATCCACTAAGAGGTGGTGTGTGTTTTCCTCGTGTGTAG
- the LOC137826482 gene encoding uncharacterized protein isoform X2 — translation MRRCNSMIPAPLPSPIPTGRGMRSAASETFSHFLEKSLQLPELTLPHLPPAPAEIDLRSLSLGSADLMLRSAREFGAFRIRYHGISSGELLTMADEAERVFEKSRNVVVELNGPDGEMIPCVRSSKGSMEFTAHDIIRDQAHRNFWVHMGNIARRLDSVVEQVSLVLQHNTSIEFMERIQDIESVICLCRYPHDNVPKQKEDSSVKRKDRYCDHGPHNIVVTVGKQLQEWSNGVFKCVPGEMIFMPSLQSSPASFSIELVCSAPSNNPTHCLNNSEDCDKIISLADQVLFVFCLIFLYKFLYFVFS, via the exons ATGCGGCGCTGCAACAGCATGATTCCGGCACCGCTGCCGTCACCGATCCCGACTGGGAGAGGGATGCGCTCCGCCGCGAGCGAGACCTTCAGCCACTTCCTAGAGAAGTCACTTCAGCTGCCGGAGCTGACGCTACCGCACCTCCCGCCGGCGCCTGCGGAGATCGACCTCCGGTCGCTGTCGCTGGGCTCCGCCGATCTGATGCTGCGTTCAGCCAGGGAGTTCGGCGCGTTCCGCATCCGTTACCACGGGATCTCCTCCGGCGAGCTCCTAACGATGGCGGACGAAGCCGAGCGCGTTTTCGAGAAATCGCGAAACGTCGTCGTTGAGCTTAACGGACCCGACGGAGAAATGATTCCCTGCGTTCGCTCTAGCAAAGGCTCAATGGAATTTACCGCTCACGATATTATCCGCGACCAAGCACATCGGAACTTTTG GGTTCACATGGGGAATATTGCAAGAAGATTGGATAGTGTAGTTGAGCAAGTGAGTTTGGTTCTACAGCACAACACATCTATTGAGTTTATGGAGCGGATTCAAGATATAGAGTCTGTGATTTGCTTGTGCAGGTATCCGCACGATAATGTTCCCAAACAAAAAGAAGACAGTTCGGTTAAGAGAAAAGACAGATATTGTGATCATG GTCCACACAATATAGTTGTCACTGTTGGCAAACAACTACAG GAGTGGAGCAATGGTGTATTCAAATGTGTTCCTGGGGAAATGATCTTTATGCCGAGTTTACAGAGTAGCCCTGCTTCTTTCTCCATAGAGCTTGTGTGTTCGGCCCCTTCAAATAATCCAACTCACTGTTTAAATAATTCTGAAGATTGTGACAAGATAATATCCTTGGCTGATCAAGttctttttgtattttgtcttatatttttatacaaatttttatactttgttttttCTTGA
- the LOC137826482 gene encoding uncharacterized protein isoform X1 yields the protein MRRCNSMIPAPLPSPIPTGRGMRSAASETFSHFLEKSLQLPELTLPHLPPAPAEIDLRSLSLGSADLMLRSAREFGAFRIRYHGISSGELLTMADEAERVFEKSRNVVVELNGPDGEMIPCVRSSKGSMEFTAHDIIRDQAHRNFWVHMGNIARRLDSVVEQVSLVLQHNTSIEFMERIQDIESVICLCRYPHDNVPKQKEDSSVKRKDRYCDHGLRFYLPMEKCIFYIQTERGPLSFDTGPHNIVVTVGKQLQEWSNGVFKCVPGEMIFMPSLQSSPASFSIELVCSAPSNNPTHCLNNSEDCDKIISLADQVLFVFCLIFLYKFLYFVFS from the exons ATGCGGCGCTGCAACAGCATGATTCCGGCACCGCTGCCGTCACCGATCCCGACTGGGAGAGGGATGCGCTCCGCCGCGAGCGAGACCTTCAGCCACTTCCTAGAGAAGTCACTTCAGCTGCCGGAGCTGACGCTACCGCACCTCCCGCCGGCGCCTGCGGAGATCGACCTCCGGTCGCTGTCGCTGGGCTCCGCCGATCTGATGCTGCGTTCAGCCAGGGAGTTCGGCGCGTTCCGCATCCGTTACCACGGGATCTCCTCCGGCGAGCTCCTAACGATGGCGGACGAAGCCGAGCGCGTTTTCGAGAAATCGCGAAACGTCGTCGTTGAGCTTAACGGACCCGACGGAGAAATGATTCCCTGCGTTCGCTCTAGCAAAGGCTCAATGGAATTTACCGCTCACGATATTATCCGCGACCAAGCACATCGGAACTTTTG GGTTCACATGGGGAATATTGCAAGAAGATTGGATAGTGTAGTTGAGCAAGTGAGTTTGGTTCTACAGCACAACACATCTATTGAGTTTATGGAGCGGATTCAAGATATAGAGTCTGTGATTTGCTTGTGCAGGTATCCGCACGATAATGTTCCCAAACAAAAAGAAGACAGTTCGGTTAAGAGAAAAGACAGATATTGTGATCATGGTTTGCGCTTCTACCTTCCAATggaaaaatgtatattttacaTCCAAACTGAAAGGGGTCCCTTATCATTTGACACAGGTCCACACAATATAGTTGTCACTGTTGGCAAACAACTACAG GAGTGGAGCAATGGTGTATTCAAATGTGTTCCTGGGGAAATGATCTTTATGCCGAGTTTACAGAGTAGCCCTGCTTCTTTCTCCATAGAGCTTGTGTGTTCGGCCCCTTCAAATAATCCAACTCACTGTTTAAATAATTCTGAAGATTGTGACAAGATAATATCCTTGGCTGATCAAGttctttttgtattttgtcttatatttttatacaaatttttatactttgttttttCTTGA